In Glycine soja cultivar W05 chromosome 10, ASM419377v2, whole genome shotgun sequence, the genomic stretch TTTCGACGGATTCATGTGAAAGCtgatctcttttctttttctttttttgtgatcCGAAAAGGGGGGAGGATCTGAGACGGAAGTAACATGGGAAGACCAGCAGAACATCAACAAATTCGGAAGGTTGAATAATCGCTTTCACGAGCTTGAGGATGAGATCAAAATCGCAAAGGTATTCTATTCAACCCTTTCATTCCACTCGTGTTTAGTGTATTATGCACACAGAACATTAGGGCATGCACAAATGATATTTACTTCTTGTTTAGTTATATATTACTCCTAAGTCACTGTATGCTTAAGATTAAGAACTTAGGACAAGCTCCAAGACTTAAACTTCTCTGTGtcctgattttatttattttgctgcTTTTCATTGGTCAAACATAATATACATGGCTACGTGCCTTTTGTAGAGACTGGAACATTTGGTGTGAGTTGTATCTGGAATTAATCATATCATtcgccaaaaaagaaaaaaatcatcttgCCTACACTCTTTTAGCAGTGGACTAAAAAGAACTTTTATGCAATGTGTGAAGTTAAGAAAAAGATTGAGTCCCAATTCATCACTAAATTAGAGGGAAAAGGGAGGACAGGAAAAATAGAAGACGATTACATCATTATATTCTCCCAAATTAATTCTAAGTTTGCTTGAGTAAGCTACTCAAGTCCTTCCTTTAAACACAAACATAAGGTTTAGAGTTTTTTAATTCATCCGTTCTGCTCTCTGGTTCTGTGTTTGGTTTAATGAGATTTAGTTGTTGAAGTATCTGCTCTGCATTTCCTGTTGTTTTAATTTTGCTGCTATCCAGGCTTTGCTATGGCAAGATCCATTGTAGGCTTCTTTTTCCACATTATGATGCAAATACAGCaaggttttattttttcaatctttgTAGGAAACAAATGATAATTTGGAGGATGCAAGCAACGAGTTGATTCTCACAGATGAAGAGGTCATTCGGTTTCAAATAGGAGAGGTTTTTGCTCATGTGCCAAAGGATGAAGTTGAGAACAGGATAGAACAGATAAAAGAGGTGACAAGCCAGAAATTAGCAAAACTTGAAGAGGAGAAAGAATCTATTCTTGCTCAGATGGCTGAACTCAAGAAAATTTTGTATGCGAAGTTCAATGACTCGATCAATCTTGAGGAGGATTAGTAACTTTCTTCTTGTTGATAGATTTCTAGTTGTTGTTTTCTTGTTAATATGACCTAATGGACATTTGGCATTTTTGAGTCATATTGTCTCTTATCATTTGATTTTAGGATGTATGTTATCTTGCTTGAACCTCTTTCACTCCTTGGCCTCTGTTTCTGCTTTCTTTGGCTTCTTGTGTGAATTTCATTTTCCCTTTATTGTGTCCTGAAAGGGGGGAAATTGCCTTTCTGGTTTGAGAATATCAAGATGTTTGACTTCTATTAAAGTGCACAATGGATGAAAACAGATATTTTGCTGCCCAAGTGATAACTAACTAATACTAACTATCAAGAGAAAACAGCATACCATAGTAGAGCGTGTTCTATCTAAACAAAAAGCATAGTAGAGCGTGTTGGgtgtataaattttttgtttaaactaTAACAGTTTTATATTGTTTTGGGTACAGATAatagttttatataatttttagttgtttgtttatatagcaatttTCTTTATTAGAAAATCTTTACAATCACCTCAGAAACTTAATAAAAGAAGAATGATTATCTCGAGGATAAAATATACTCTATTGAGTATTAACATAAAATGTGATTTTCAAACGATTCTTTTACTAGTTACCATTTgagtacacattaaaaaaaaaaagttaccttTTGAGTAAATTCTTATATTAGTCATTGAGATTATATAGTTCAGGGGTTTTAAACTAGTGccggaaattttaaaaatcttgttAATTTCTGTCTTTgcaataaattatttgtaatttttagtttatttctatgtagtttttcataaaaaagtatCAAGGTAAATGTCTAAATGACACTTTACAATGACAAATACAAAtgacagtttttttaaaaatctcagTAATTAAAATACCCAGCccatacaaattaaatttaaaatatttgttaccaTTTCAATTAAGTTGTACAAACACGTGGATCAATGCAAGATCattctaatttatttaattaataatctcaAGTTCTAATTGTAAATAAGAAAATTGTgtcaaaattttgttatttataatagTTTTATCCTATTCAAATAGGATTACATCTCAGAAAATACCTGCAAATtaagctaaaaaaattattttgaagttaTAAAATGTGCAATACTAGAAACTAAACATTTCGGCATCATTgttaaaatttaagatatattcatagaataaaattatacataatatcCCTTTCCTTCTATTTCAAATTCTCTATTCTCAATGACTCCCGACCTTATTCCACAAGCACTGCATCACCTAGtcaccattttaaaaaaaaattaatccatgCAGGAATAGATTTATCATTGAAAGCAATCCTCCACAATTGAGAAAGTTCACAGCAAGTGCAAATAGACCATTGATACGACAGCATGAAATATAGGTTCAAGTTGTGCATTTTTCAAACACATTTCTATCGTGTCCATACCTCAAATCAATGGCTCAGTTTCCACACTTAATACGTTAATCACCATCTACAAAGACGTAAATAAGCCAAAAAGCCAATACTATTCTTCCTTAATTTACCAAGGTTACCATAGCATACCAAGAGCACAATCAGGGGCCAAATAGATGTATACATCAAGCATTCATCATAAACTGGGAAACTTAAAATGGACAGCCCAATATCTACTACAGTGGGACAGGACCTCAAGCATGTTATCCGAGAGTACGCATACACTTCAGAGCTGTGCATCTTGACTCGCAGCCCAGCACCCTCCAAAACAACCCAACATCAAGTATAAAATTAGTCTCATTCCAATATTTCACAGTagcataaaaatcaataatcacATCTAAAGatcaccaacaaaaaaaaactgaagGCAGAAAATGATATTCTCACACCACCGTTCATGATTGCATTGATCTTCTTTCCTCACATAAACATTAATAAACCCAGAGGTAGCAAAGCTGATTTCCAATTCTAGGGTGACATGTGCTACTCATCAGTCATCATTGCATCGACACATACTAATCCGCATATAATAATCATCCACCCATCTTTTACTACGCTTCATTATAATATTCTTATAGCTTTCATCCCAAAATCCTCTTTTACCCCATACTGTGTGCTCTTTCCCTCATTCCCATCAACATTCAACGGTCAACAATGATGAGCAAGACTTTCACTTTCTCTTACTTTTAGCTTAAAGAAGCAAGATGAGGAGCGTGACGGCGGCGTAGTTGAAGTTGAGAAAATTGTTACAGAAAATTGACATATAAATAGCTATGCAATCAACAGAGGGCAAGCCAGCTTAAGCCACACGCTAGGGCCGCTGTAACAGATTTGAGAAAATGAACATTTACAAAACTACAAGTGTAAAATACAATCAGCATTTCACAATGAATTCCATCCATCCAAGGTCGagcaaattatcaaaattaccaCGGGCAACACAGCAGCCAACAAAAACAGAATCATCAGTGAGATACATTAACTACACTACAGATTAgcaatagaaaaaaatgagattatGCAGCGAGACTCAAACTTATTAACTGAAAAACAACACTATGAACAAGCAAAAAAGTTCCATTGTGAGTCACTAATTTGACGAATTCAGTTCCTCAGAAAATCCCCGTGTCTCTCTGACATAAGTTGATAAAACACACCTAATTCcactttcaaattcaattttggCCAATGCATCACCACAAACACAATTACAACACCGCCTCATTAAGTGACTAGCCTTCAAAACAAGTGACCCAGCTTCGAAAGTTAAACTCTCCCTTCTCAAATTAGGGGTAAAAACTCAAAAACTCGATGATGGTTGCGGAACCGAACATAATATAATCAAATGGGGGTATAATTTGTTCTGAGAGGCTGAGTTCCCACAACGGAAAGCAACGAACTTTCCTCGTCAAGAAACAAATCCTCGGTAACCCTAAATGCGGCGTGCAAGCCAACAAGAACCACGGCGACGATCAGCGAGAGCAAGACGTTGAGGCCGACGTGAGTGGAGACGAGCGCAACGACAGTGAGCAAACCCAAAACGCAGAGCACGGTTCTGTCGTCGAGGGTTTGGTTGAAAACGACGAGGAGGCCGTCGCGAGAGAAGTAGAGGTAGTACCAGGCGACGAGGACGAGGAGGAAGACGATCATGGAGACGGGGTGCCAGAGGAGGCTGAGGAAGACGATGAGGAGCGTGATGGCGGCGTAGTTGAAGCGGAAGTGGCTCAGGTTTCTTCGGACCCGGATCATGGCGTCGTCGTAGGAGTAGGGGCAGGAGAGGGCTGAGAGGTCTAGAAACTCGCGCCATGGACGGGGAGTCACCAAGGaggtagtggtggtggtggtggtggtggtggttccAGTGGGAGTGGCGCCGGCGAGGGTGCCGTAGCCGGCGGTGGGAATGTGGGACATTTGGGAGTGTTGGTTAGATCTGAAATTTGTACATGGATGGGATGCGATTTGATTGAGATTTTGAGATTCAGAGACCAAGGAATGGTGTTGCCCTGATGGCcgggtttctctctctctttagggCTGTTTAATTTGCTTTGCCCCCCATTtcacttttttcattatttcaaaatagggcctttttctattattttcctAATAAAGAATCAAATATGTTGGAATAATAACAGTTGATTTCAAAGAACACCAACAAGTTTATTGGTTAatgagttatttattttaagatattattgTTAAGCTAGTTTACTATTAAAGATGATCTATTGGTGCAATTGGGAGAATAACTTgaaggaaaatattaatatcacttataacaataaaatgttTTAACATTTTAGTAATccgtcactttttttttaagggaTAGTAATCCAGCACTTACGAAATAGTGTATTTGACTTAGAATAATTTTAGGACATGTGATTGAGAAATTTTTTAGAAAGTTAAAGACAATTGCTGAAAAGTTGGATTATagtattttaaatgatttttagaagaagaataaaaaaattaaaattaattttaaaagaattactctttatttttgtatttcattttttaaattttaatagtacTTACATTAAATAATTCACATTTTATTGTTGAATTAAGAGAAAAGAATGGTACGAATGAagtgtaattaattttaaatttactcttaaagaaatttaataccttctttatttttatatttttatttattgtaaataatttactattttaaaacctggattattataatttatttaaaaattattttcatttgaaaataattttattaaataatttagataatgtaaatgattttatattataattttgacggttttaattgtagaaaaatgataattgatgatagtaagaaaaattatgcATTTTAAGGAATTTCAATGTGTTTGAACATAAAAGGTTTGAGAGAGGATTTCTAATCAAACAgtgaagataaaaatagaaagaaaaaaaaactcaaacactgcactaaataaaaatgttaccaAAAGCTAGTAAAATACCttgttttattttcacattcatgatattttttcttataataaccTCAAATTTTAATCACTTTTAGGTATATAaggtaaaaaaagtttaatagatataatttaattgaaaatacatgataaatttatttgaaagaaCCTTCAttcaattctctctctctctctctcacacacacacacacacacacacacacacacacacatatatatatatatatatatatatatatatatatatatatatatatatatatatatatatatataaggtaaTAGAAATGCATATATATACTTGATTCAACAACtcatttttaaagaaagttatttgatagaaaaaatatctacatttcataatttaattgaataacTTAATGAtactacaagaaaaatatttatttctgaCCGAATTTTTCTCACAAAAAAGATTCTGTcggaaattttaaattttctcacGAAATTTATAGACGGAAAAATTTCCGTCGAAAAAGTTCATATTTCTGACGGAGTATAGCAAAGGAATGATGATCCGTTGGAAACTAAAGACGACTACCCTAGCCGTATGTGAAACACTTGGTATTTTCCTCTTTCTTCTCTCCCTCCTCCCCCATTTGTGCCGTCGACGGACGAAAACTTTATGTGATTATTCAAATTCTTCCGGTGTCGTTCACAGCTTGTAGATGTAGGTGCTGCCCAGCATTTCCTTCATAACTTGATGAAAAATGAGGGGACGCTATGGTATGACACTGGGCCAGTTTGTTTATCATGCCATTCCAAATCCAATTGAAGGTtagttatgaaattatttaccatttttttataactttttgtgAATCTACGAACATTTTTTCGATGGATTTTTATCCATCGAAAATGTTCAATTACCAAcgaatttttaacattttttatggaTTTTGGCCAttggaaatatgttttttatttgtagtgataaaaatatatatatataatggttaatatatattatctttattttatttttttacttacgaCATTAATGtgaaatatcaattttattaacgGCTAATGTTTAATATTAGGTGGAGATCTaactatataaatttaatgaaatttcttATTTCAATTACATTTTGTTTACGTTCATAATATTTGAACTTTATGACTTGAATCAACGGTTTGTTTAAGTATATATTCAGTAAAttcttatcaaataaaaataaatttgatcataaaacttattaaaataaattaaaaaaattacgtattataaactattttctataaatttaaataagtttgataaaaagaaatctCTTTTAAAATTCATGTGCTGTCATACATCAActttaatcttttcttttacGAATATATTAACTTTAATCACTCTCTCAAAaactgaaagaaaaaatatttgataaaaataagtgTGATGCGTATATGTCATAGACTTTAACAAGAGGCATTGATATAATTTGATGGTGATGAAAGAAAA encodes the following:
- the LOC114369745 gene encoding probable prefoldin subunit 4 produces the protein MQQGGGSETEVTWEDQQNINKFGRLNNRFHELEDEIKIAKETNDNLEDASNELILTDEEVIRFQIGEVFAHVPKDEVENRIEQIKEVTSQKLAKLEEEKESILAQMAELKKILYAKFNDSINLEED
- the LOC114369883 gene encoding PRA1 family protein E-like codes for the protein MSHIPTAGYGTLAGATPTGTTTTTTTTTTSLVTPRPWREFLDLSALSCPYSYDDAMIRVRRNLSHFRFNYAAITLLIVFLSLLWHPVSMIVFLLVLVAWYYLYFSRDGLLVVFNQTLDDRTVLCVLGLLTVVALVSTHVGLNVLLSLIVAVVLVGLHAAFRVTEDLFLDEESSLLSVVGTQPLRTNYTPI